The following proteins come from a genomic window of Lolium rigidum isolate FL_2022 chromosome 5, APGP_CSIRO_Lrig_0.1, whole genome shotgun sequence:
- the LOC124652087 gene encoding photosystem I reaction center subunit N, chloroplastic-like: MAGVNSSVVGLKPAAAVPQSANASPAAAKRVQVAPAKDRRSALLGLAAVFAVTAATGSANASVFDEYLEKSKINKELNDKKRAATSGANFARAYTVQFGSCKFPYNFTGCQDLAKQKKVPFISDDLEIECEGKEKFKCGSNVFWKW, translated from the exons ATGGCAGGTGTGAACTCCAGTGTGGTCGGCCTCAAGCCCGCCGCAGCGGTGCCGCAGTCTGCCAACGCCTCGCCCGCGGCGGCAAAGCGCGTGCAGGTCGCCCCGGCCAAGGACCGGCGGTCGGCGCTTCTCGGCCTAGCGGCCGTCTTCGCCGTCACGGCTGCCACCGGCTCCGCAAATGCCAGCGTCTTCGACGAGTACCTCGAGAAGAGCAAGATCAACAAG GAGCTGAACGACAAGAAGAGGGCGGCCACCAGCGGTGCCAACTTCGCACGCGCCTACACCGTGCAGTTCGGCAGCTGCAAGTTCCCCTACAACTTCACCGGCTGCCAGGACCTCGCCAAGCAGAAG AAAGTCCCGTTCATCTCCGATGACCTCGAGATCGAGTGCGAGGGAAAGGAGAAGTTCAAGTGCGGATCCAACGTCTTCTGGAAATGGTGA